The DNA sequence CAAAGGAGGACATTTATGAAACGAAAAATTGTAGCATGTGGGATGATTGCATCATTACTTTTAGGCACAATGTCAGGTTGCGGAATTTCAGATAAAGTATTTGATGTAGAGATGGAAGGTGCATTTGGAAAAAAGGTAGATGACGAGGAGGATAAATTCTATATTTATTCCTGGAATAGTGAACTACAGGACAGGCTCGAATATGTATATGAGGTGTATCCGGAACTGAGGGATAAGGTGGAATATGTCAATGTTGGAGATTCAGATATCTATCAACAGCGTGTGGATCGTGCATTACGAGTTCCGGATGCCAAGGATTATCCGGATATGATTGCTTTTGAATCTGGGTATATTATGAAATATACAAATAGTGATTACACACTTCCTATATCAGAACTTGGAATCAAAGACAGTGATTTGGAACAGATGTATCCTTATACGTTAGAGATAGCAGAAGACAAAAGAAATGGAGAAATAAAGGGATTGTCATGGCAGAGCTGTCCGGGTGCATTTATGTACAGGGCTGATTTAGCAAAGACATATCTTGGAGTGAATTCTCCGGAGGAAATGCAGGCAAAGATTTCAAATTGGGATGATTTTCTGGCAACGGCGGAGCAACTAAAAGCAGCATCTAATGATTCAGTAAGAATACTTTCTTCCAATAAGGATATTTCTAATGTGTTTTATTCCAATAAATCGGTTTCATGGGTAGACGATAATAATAATTTTCAGATGGATGATACAATGGCAGAATACATGGAGGTGTCAAAAAGGCTTGAAGGTGAGGATTTGACATGGAAAACAGACACATGGACAGATGAATGGAGTAATGGGGCAGCCACAGACAATGTGTTTGGGTATTTTGGGTGTACATGGTTTTTGCATTGGACAATTAAAGCAAACTGTGGAGCAACTTTTAATGAGGATGGAAGTTTAGATACTTCTTCTAGTACAGGAACCTATGGAAAATGGAATATGTGTCAGGGACCTATGCCCTATTATTGGGGAGGAACATGGCTTGGTGCTACTGCGGAATGCTCAGATAAAGAAATTGCCGGAAAAATTATGAAAGCATTATGTTGTGATACGGATGTTATGCAAAAAATGTCAGAAGAAACGATGGATTATGTTAATAATAAAGCGGCAATGCAGAATTTGTCTTCAGAGGGGAAAGGTACATACGACTTTCTTGGTGGGCAAGATTTCATTAATGCATTTATCCCTTTGGCGGAGGAAGTAAATGTATCATGGATGAGCGCTTATGATGGAAAAATTAACGAACTCTTAGAACTTCAGTTAGAGGAATTTCAGCAGGGAAATAAAACATATGATGATGCAATTGCAGATTTTAAGAAGGCTGTAGCAGATCGTTATCCAAGACTGAATGTACAATAGAAGGAGAGAGCGTATGAAAGAGAGAAAAACAAAAGTTTTAAGTGGCAGTTCCCTATACAGTATCAAGCATAAGTTGATTCTATGCTTTTTGATACCAATTGTGTTTATGGTTATTATTGGAGTTGCGTCTTATCAGAAGGCAGCAGAAGGATTGGTTCTGGAGTTTAATCAGGCGACACTCCAGACGGTTGGCACTATGAATGAGTATATTAATATGCGTTATGAATATATTCAGGCAGAGGCGTTAAAGTATGCGTTTGATTCGAATACACAGAAATATTGTAATCCGGATGCAGATGCAGATGCCGTTGCAAGACAGGAGAGCAAGGATGCATTGGAGACTGCTATGGTGGATTCAGTTGCAGCGAATCCATTTATTGAGAATATTCATATCGTACCGAATAGTTCACAACTGATTTTGTCGTTTTCTAATGGAGCAACGACGCAGGGGATTTATGAGGATATTGTGGACCCAATGAATGGGGAGACACTTGAACGTTGGACTGATGAACATAAAGAATTGGATCAGACATTGGGTCTTACTCAGAATGATTATCTGTTGGCTTGTCAGATGGATACACAGGATATGAATGGTGGAGTCATTATTGATGTTA is a window from the Roseburia sp. 499 genome containing:
- a CDS encoding ABC transporter substrate-binding protein, whose product is MKRKIVACGMIASLLLGTMSGCGISDKVFDVEMEGAFGKKVDDEEDKFYIYSWNSELQDRLEYVYEVYPELRDKVEYVNVGDSDIYQQRVDRALRVPDAKDYPDMIAFESGYIMKYTNSDYTLPISELGIKDSDLEQMYPYTLEIAEDKRNGEIKGLSWQSCPGAFMYRADLAKTYLGVNSPEEMQAKISNWDDFLATAEQLKAASNDSVRILSSNKDISNVFYSNKSVSWVDDNNNFQMDDTMAEYMEVSKRLEGEDLTWKTDTWTDEWSNGAATDNVFGYFGCTWFLHWTIKANCGATFNEDGSLDTSSSTGTYGKWNMCQGPMPYYWGGTWLGATAECSDKEIAGKIMKALCCDTDVMQKMSEETMDYVNNKAAMQNLSSEGKGTYDFLGGQDFINAFIPLAEEVNVSWMSAYDGKINELLELQLEEFQQGNKTYDDAIADFKKAVADRYPRLNVQ